In the Blastopirellula marina genome, one interval contains:
- a CDS encoding transglutaminase-like domain-containing protein, producing MKLFSPLWMMLSPNQRIAWMISFGLIWFGCTGCPAPTAPQTSSQNQEKIQSTQESWGAIVLQGEKIGHTMEKVERLKHGEKDYVRTTTVEHLQIQRAGQPLKMTVENVFLASVDGSLKQFTTKIDQAGSVTRFTGQVSEDGKTLSISTQGGQNQAVTSESIGWKPEFGGLHAVYRLFQDPPIQAGQKQSVMALVPTMNRVAKHSIQGLEEEAVTMLDGSTVTLLKTKYLTEIKGQPALESTAWVDDAGEIVKMNSPVQNFEIYRCPKAFALSPNKKVSFDLALDTIVPVAGMPEGNRDELSTLSYQVTLKTGDPAKILASATNQKVTAIDAHTAKLTVWRIRPDSPLPVELPREDKPTEADLTASPLVQVDAPAVQMLAQQAALSGGSAAEKAIALEKFVHETIEEKNFSQGFLSAAEVAQGKTGDCTEHSVLLMALLRAKQIPARGALGLVYVDYGDKQGFAYHMWTEAWIGDRWLPLDATRGKGGIGVDYIKVTQTDLSGSGAFAAFLPVSQVIGQLEIEVALPYVDPLE from the coding sequence TTGAAGCTTTTCTCCCCCCTCTGGATGATGCTGAGCCCCAATCAACGCATTGCATGGATGATTTCGTTTGGGCTGATCTGGTTCGGATGTACCGGTTGTCCGGCCCCCACTGCGCCACAGACGTCGAGCCAGAACCAGGAAAAAATTCAATCGACCCAGGAAAGTTGGGGGGCGATCGTTCTTCAGGGGGAAAAAATCGGCCACACGATGGAAAAGGTCGAGCGTCTCAAGCACGGCGAAAAAGACTACGTTCGCACCACCACGGTCGAACATCTACAGATTCAACGAGCCGGTCAGCCTCTGAAGATGACCGTCGAGAACGTCTTTCTGGCGTCGGTCGACGGTTCTTTGAAGCAGTTCACCACCAAGATCGATCAGGCCGGCTCGGTGACGCGATTCACCGGACAGGTTTCCGAGGATGGCAAAACGCTCTCGATATCGACCCAGGGTGGGCAAAATCAGGCCGTCACCTCGGAAAGTATTGGCTGGAAGCCCGAATTCGGCGGGCTGCATGCCGTGTATCGATTATTCCAGGATCCTCCCATTCAAGCCGGGCAGAAACAGTCGGTGATGGCCCTCGTGCCGACGATGAATCGCGTTGCCAAGCACTCGATTCAGGGGCTGGAAGAGGAAGCGGTGACCATGCTCGACGGGTCAACGGTCACCCTGTTGAAAACGAAATACCTGACCGAAATCAAGGGACAGCCGGCCCTCGAATCGACGGCCTGGGTCGACGATGCGGGGGAAATCGTGAAGATGAACTCCCCAGTCCAAAACTTCGAGATCTACCGCTGCCCGAAAGCGTTCGCCCTGAGCCCCAACAAAAAGGTCTCGTTCGACCTGGCGCTCGATACGATCGTACCTGTCGCGGGAATGCCTGAGGGCAATCGCGACGAACTGTCGACTCTGTCCTACCAGGTAACGCTGAAGACAGGCGACCCGGCCAAGATCCTGGCCAGTGCCACCAATCAGAAAGTAACGGCCATCGATGCCCACACCGCTAAGCTAACGGTTTGGCGCATTCGTCCCGATTCGCCGCTACCCGTCGAACTGCCGCGCGAGGACAAGCCAACCGAGGCCGACCTGACTGCCAGTCCTCTGGTCCAGGTCGACGCGCCCGCCGTGCAGATGCTGGCCCAGCAAGCCGCACTGTCCGGGGGAAGTGCCGCCGAGAAGGCCATCGCGCTGGAAAAATTCGTCCACGAGACGATCGAAGAGAAAAACTTCTCGCAGGGGTTTCTTTCCGCTGCCGAGGTCGCGCAAGGGAAGACAGGCGACTGCACCGAGCACTCGGTCCTGTTGATGGCCCTTTTACGTGCGAAACAAATTCCCGCCAGAGGTGCACTGGGCCTGGTGTATGTCGACTACGGCGACAAGCAAGGATTCGCCTACCACATGTGGACCGAGGCCTGGATCGGAGATCGCTGGTTGCCGTTGGACGCAACTCGCGGCAAAGGAGGCATCGGCGTCGACTACATCAAAGTAACGCAAACCGACCTGAGCGGCTCCGGAGCCTTCGCCGCGTTCCTGCCGGTCTCGCAGGTCATCGGCCAACTCGAAATCGAAGTAGCCCTACCGTACGTGGACCCGTTGGAATAA
- a CDS encoding PD40 domain-containing protein, translating into MLTRLHTTVSLATLVLIGSATALAQPPEAVAPQADTPSAESKYLANVRQVTSGMVKAGEGYFSPDGERIVYQAVPPQYPFYQIYTQPLAGGEPELVSTGRGRTTCAYFTVDGKNILFASSHRDPNMKQTEDEEVAKQEEERRSGQRRRYAWDFDPYTDIYVKDMKSGELTPLTTTQGYDAEGAFSYDGKKIAFCSDRDGDPDLYIMDVDGSNVKQLTNAKGYDGGPFISPNGKWIVFRSDRKQEGFLQIYVISVDGEKEFQLTDNVGVNWAPYWHPTKPYIIWAGADHSQPGRPNYDLWLMKYEETDDAIKPGPIWRITDSPAADVLPVFSPDGKKLMWTSTRTDDHSSQLFIADFTFPEDQPTEEK; encoded by the coding sequence ATGCTGACGCGTTTGCACACCACTGTCTCACTCGCCACCCTTGTTTTGATCGGCAGTGCCACCGCACTGGCTCAACCTCCGGAAGCTGTTGCCCCCCAGGCCGATACCCCATCGGCCGAATCCAAGTACCTGGCCAACGTCCGCCAGGTGACCTCGGGCATGGTCAAAGCCGGGGAAGGGTACTTTTCGCCCGATGGCGAGCGGATCGTCTACCAGGCCGTTCCTCCGCAGTACCCCTTCTACCAGATCTACACGCAGCCCCTGGCCGGTGGCGAGCCTGAACTGGTCAGCACTGGTCGCGGACGCACCACCTGTGCTTACTTTACCGTCGATGGCAAGAACATCTTGTTCGCCAGCAGCCATCGCGACCCGAACATGAAGCAGACCGAAGACGAAGAAGTCGCCAAGCAGGAAGAGGAACGCCGCAGCGGACAGCGACGACGATATGCCTGGGACTTCGATCCCTACACCGATATCTACGTCAAAGACATGAAATCAGGCGAGCTGACCCCGCTGACTACCACCCAAGGGTACGACGCCGAAGGGGCGTTCTCGTACGACGGCAAGAAGATCGCGTTCTGCAGCGACCGCGACGGCGATCCCGACCTGTACATCATGGATGTCGACGGCTCGAACGTGAAGCAGTTGACCAACGCCAAAGGGTACGACGGCGGACCATTCATTTCCCCTAACGGCAAATGGATTGTCTTCCGCAGCGATCGCAAGCAGGAAGGGTTTCTGCAGATTTATGTGATCTCGGTCGATGGTGAAAAAGAATTTCAGCTGACCGACAATGTCGGTGTGAACTGGGCACCCTATTGGCATCCGACGAAGCCTTATATCATTTGGGCCGGTGCCGACCACTCGCAGCCAGGGCGGCCTAACTACGACCTGTGGCTGATGAAGTACGAAGAGACCGACGATGCCATCAAGCCGGGCCCGATCTGGCGAATCACCGACAGCCCCGCGGCCGACGTGTTGCCGGTCTTTTCGCCCGATGGCAAAAAGTTGATGTGGACCAGCACCCGAACCGATGATCACAGCAGCCAGCTGTTCATCGCCGACTTCACATTCCCGGAAGATCAACCCACGGAAGAAAAGTAA
- a CDS encoding P-II family nitrogen regulator has product MKKVEAVIRHFKLDDVKNALSEQGVFGMTVIEVSGYGRQKGHTETYRGTEYAVDFVPKKKIEVVCSDENLQKVIDTILRTAQTGQIGDGKIFVTNLEDSIRIRTGETGEDAI; this is encoded by the coding sequence ATGAAAAAAGTGGAAGCGGTTATCCGCCATTTCAAATTGGATGACGTCAAGAACGCGCTCAGCGAGCAAGGCGTGTTCGGCATGACCGTCATCGAGGTATCGGGCTACGGTCGTCAGAAGGGACACACCGAGACGTATCGTGGCACCGAATATGCGGTCGACTTCGTGCCCAAGAAGAAGATCGAAGTCGTTTGTAGCGACGAAAACCTGCAGAAGGTTATCGATACCATCCTGCGGACGGCTCAAACCGGCCAAATTGGGGACGGCAAGATCTTTGTCACCAATTTGGAAGACAGTATCCGTATCCGAACCGGTGAAACAGGCGAAGACGCCATTTGA
- a CDS encoding pyridoxal phosphate-dependent aminotransferase: protein MTHPWIAERTASFDSSGIRKVFDLAANMTDPINLSIGQPDFDVPQEVKDAAIDAIQGGKNGYALTQGMPVLRDKLQAQVNDEYGHADRKVFVSSGTSGGLVLSMLAMVNPGDEVIIFDPYFVMYTSLVKLVGGVPVILSTYPDFQIDVQKVADAITDKTKLILLNSPANPTGVVAKKEVVEEVAKLAQEKNIAIVSDEIYRVFTYDDSFCSPATYNENTIVIDGFSKSYGMTGWRLGFVHGPSAVIDTMIKLQQYTFVCAPQPVQWAGAAAMEVDMSSHVADYGKKRDRLIDGISDLYEITKPGGAFYIFPKAPWGTGTEFVAKAIENNLLIIPGNIFSSENTHFRISYAASDETIDRGIEVLRKLARQGG, encoded by the coding sequence ATGACCCATCCCTGGATTGCCGAACGTACTGCTTCCTTCGATTCGAGCGGAATCCGCAAGGTCTTTGATCTTGCTGCGAACATGACCGATCCGATCAACCTGTCGATCGGCCAGCCAGATTTCGACGTCCCGCAAGAGGTCAAAGACGCGGCGATCGATGCCATCCAAGGGGGCAAGAACGGCTACGCTCTGACCCAGGGCATGCCCGTCTTGCGAGACAAGCTGCAGGCCCAGGTTAACGACGAATATGGCCATGCCGATCGCAAGGTGTTTGTTAGCTCAGGTACCAGCGGTGGGCTCGTGTTGTCGATGCTGGCCATGGTGAACCCAGGGGACGAGGTGATCATCTTCGACCCCTACTTCGTCATGTACACCTCGCTGGTCAAGCTGGTTGGGGGCGTGCCGGTTATCCTGAGCACTTACCCTGACTTTCAGATCGACGTGCAGAAGGTGGCCGATGCGATCACCGACAAGACGAAGTTGATCCTACTGAACAGCCCTGCCAATCCAACCGGCGTGGTTGCCAAGAAGGAAGTCGTCGAGGAAGTGGCCAAGCTGGCCCAGGAAAAGAACATCGCGATCGTCTCGGACGAGATCTACCGCGTGTTCACCTACGACGACAGCTTCTGCTCGCCGGCAACCTACAACGAAAACACGATCGTCATCGACGGGTTCTCGAAGAGCTACGGCATGACCGGTTGGCGATTGGGCTTCGTCCACGGGCCGTCCGCCGTGATCGATACGATGATCAAGCTACAGCAGTACACGTTCGTGTGCGCCCCGCAGCCGGTTCAATGGGCCGGGGCCGCGGCGATGGAAGTCGACATGTCTTCGCACGTTGCCGACTACGGCAAGAAGCGTGATCGCCTGATCGACGGCATTTCCGACCTGTACGAGATCACCAAGCCAGGCGGTGCGTTCTATATCTTCCCGAAAGCCCCTTGGGGTACCGGTACCGAGTTCGTCGCCAAGGCAATCGAGAACAACCTGCTGATTATCCCCGGCAACATCTTCAGCAGCGAGAACACCCACTTCCGCATTTCGTACGCGGCCTCCGACGAAACGATCGACCGCGGCATCGAAGTGCTCCGCAAACTGGCCAGGCAAGGTGGCTAG
- the glnD gene encoding [protein-PII] uridylyltransferase, which produces MAALRLRESVIAAKQKLAADREKLKRQHQAGTPGVQLCAQITDCFDSILLDLVNAAAEDVPGFTAERVLSNVSIVPHGGYGRRDTAPYSDIDLMIMHAPTFREPAIKFTKRLQQDVFDVGLILGHSLRTPKQAISSALSDATIFTSLAENRFLAGSVGLFRDFAEPFRRRAKLSFRSLFHAIMKARDEERAQYGEIVHLLEPNIKRSSGTLRGIQMVRWLGFAKFGENEIDALNRVGAISDRDRKILRDAREYLLRLRNELHFHAGKSSDLLDRAEQIRIAELYGYKGTDGLLPVEQFMQSYFEQTGGVRDAARHFIASIRPQSPITTIFGPIMTRRVDRDFHVGPYRISTSKRWKQHKAGQIDQVLELMIAASRFERQIDHPTWEVIRSKMQGQGEIEMTEATRRAFLTLLSEPGRLAQLLGRLHELRLLEKIIPPMAHARCLLQFNQYHKYTVDAHCIKTVDCATEFLHRDDTLGAVYMKIKKKWLLHLALLIHDLGKGFPEDHSIVGARIAAEVADRFWLSQQDKETLVHLVLHHLTMSHLAFRRDTSDEQLVLSFAMANGPAERMRMLYVLTCADFAGVGPGTLNDWKVRVLTDLYRRSMQNLGGDDTVDTVALRRKKLDRLAELVRGHENEEWYRHVIDTLPEGFLQETPATQIISDLEQLQAMRDDSPMVACQYRQDRGVLEITIGTKEALMQGVFHKLTAAVTSQRMTILAAEINTLADGLVLDRYFVQDQDHDGQSPPERMEDICQRIRKYLTGPEDQTPTFTTTWTSRNQRLAEEAIPIPTEIKIDNETSEQFTIVEIFTQDRQALLYQISRLLYDIGLSVHVARITTHLDQVVDVFYVTDSDGHKIFDGERLESIKRTLGEALVEQTS; this is translated from the coding sequence ATGGCAGCACTGCGCCTTCGCGAATCAGTCATCGCGGCAAAACAGAAGCTCGCAGCGGATCGAGAGAAACTCAAACGCCAACATCAGGCCGGCACGCCTGGTGTTCAGTTGTGCGCGCAGATCACCGATTGCTTCGATTCCATCCTGCTGGATCTGGTCAATGCCGCGGCCGAGGACGTGCCTGGGTTCACGGCAGAACGCGTGCTGAGTAACGTCTCGATCGTTCCGCACGGTGGTTATGGACGCCGCGATACGGCCCCTTACTCCGACATCGACCTGATGATCATGCACGCGCCGACCTTTCGCGAGCCGGCGATTAAGTTCACCAAGCGTCTGCAGCAAGATGTCTTCGACGTCGGTTTGATCCTGGGGCATAGCCTTCGCACCCCCAAGCAGGCCATTTCCTCTGCGCTCAGCGATGCGACCATCTTCACTTCGCTGGCCGAGAACCGTTTCCTGGCTGGCAGCGTCGGGCTGTTTCGCGATTTCGCCGAACCCTTTCGAAGAAGGGCCAAGCTCAGCTTTCGCAGTCTCTTCCATGCGATCATGAAAGCCCGCGACGAGGAACGCGCGCAGTATGGCGAGATTGTCCATTTGCTCGAGCCCAACATCAAACGCTCTAGCGGTACTTTGCGTGGTATCCAGATGGTTCGTTGGCTTGGCTTTGCCAAGTTCGGCGAGAACGAAATCGACGCGCTCAATCGTGTGGGTGCCATCTCGGACCGCGACCGCAAGATCCTCCGCGATGCCCGCGAGTATCTGCTGCGGCTACGCAACGAACTCCACTTCCACGCCGGCAAGTCGTCGGACTTGCTCGATCGTGCCGAACAGATTCGCATCGCCGAACTGTATGGTTACAAAGGAACCGATGGGCTGCTGCCGGTCGAACAGTTCATGCAATCGTATTTCGAGCAAACCGGTGGTGTGCGCGATGCGGCCCGGCACTTTATCGCCTCGATCCGGCCTCAGTCTCCTATCACCACGATCTTCGGTCCGATCATGACCCGCCGCGTCGATCGCGACTTTCATGTGGGGCCTTATCGCATCAGCACCTCCAAACGCTGGAAGCAGCACAAAGCCGGTCAGATCGACCAGGTGCTGGAACTGATGATTGCCGCCAGCCGGTTTGAACGCCAGATCGATCATCCGACCTGGGAAGTCATTCGCAGCAAGATGCAGGGACAAGGGGAAATTGAAATGACCGAGGCGACCCGCCGGGCATTTCTGACCCTGCTGTCCGAGCCTGGCCGGCTGGCTCAATTGCTGGGGCGGCTGCATGAGCTGCGGCTGTTGGAAAAGATCATTCCTCCCATGGCCCACGCGCGGTGCCTGCTGCAGTTCAATCAGTATCACAAGTACACCGTCGATGCCCACTGCATCAAAACGGTCGACTGCGCCACCGAGTTCCTCCACCGCGACGACACCTTGGGTGCCGTCTATATGAAGATCAAAAAGAAGTGGCTGCTGCACCTGGCCCTGCTCATACACGATCTGGGGAAAGGGTTCCCCGAAGATCACAGCATCGTTGGGGCGCGCATCGCCGCCGAAGTGGCCGATCGGTTCTGGTTATCGCAACAAGATAAAGAAACACTCGTACACCTGGTACTGCATCACCTGACGATGTCGCACCTGGCCTTCCGCCGCGATACGTCGGACGAACAGCTCGTGCTGAGCTTTGCCATGGCCAACGGACCGGCCGAGCGGATGCGCATGCTGTACGTGCTGACGTGTGCCGATTTCGCTGGCGTCGGTCCTGGTACGCTCAACGACTGGAAGGTCCGCGTGCTTACCGACTTGTATCGGCGTTCGATGCAGAACCTGGGCGGAGACGATACGGTCGATACGGTGGCGCTGCGTCGTAAGAAACTCGATCGCCTGGCGGAACTCGTTCGCGGTCATGAAAACGAAGAGTGGTACCGTCACGTTATCGATACGTTGCCGGAAGGGTTCCTGCAGGAAACGCCCGCCACGCAGATCATTAGCGACCTCGAACAACTTCAGGCCATGAGGGACGATTCGCCGATGGTCGCTTGTCAGTACCGCCAAGATCGCGGCGTGCTGGAGATCACGATCGGTACCAAGGAAGCCCTCATGCAAGGGGTCTTCCACAAGCTGACCGCCGCGGTGACCAGCCAACGCATGACAATTCTTGCCGCCGAGATCAACACCCTGGCCGACGGGCTGGTGCTCGATCGTTACTTCGTGCAGGACCAAGACCACGATGGCCAGTCGCCTCCTGAGCGAATGGAAGACATCTGCCAACGCATCCGCAAATACTTGACCGGCCCGGAAGATCAAACGCCAACCTTCACCACGACCTGGACCTCGCGGAACCAGCGTCTGGCGGAAGAAGCGATTCCAATCCCGACCGAAATCAAGATCGACAACGAGACGTCCGAGCAGTTCACGATCGTCGAGATCTTCACGCAGGACCGCCAGGCCCTGCTCTACCAGATTTCGCGACTGCTGTACGATATCGGCCTGAGCGTTCACGTGGCCCGCATCACAACCCACCTGGATCAAGTGGTCGACGTCTTCTACGTGACCGATTCCGACGGGCACAAGATCTTCGATGGCGAACGGCTCGAGTCGATCAAGCGAACGCTCGGAGAAGCTCTCGTCGAGCAGACATCGTAA
- a CDS encoding ammonium transporter, translating to MLVGLILCQPLMAQLAPETGEDPPAVEQNVPVEAGNAGEVEVPEEEAPGLDTGDNAWMLTSSALVLFMTAPGLAMFYSGLVRKKNVLGVMMQCLFLMGLMTVVWSLWGYTLCFGGSNPYFGDLEFLFMNNVQPAWDADLGEPVTPMHGTIPEYTFMLFQGMFFIITPALICGAFAERMKFSAMAVFSILWGTLVYCPLCHWVWDGGILAYGGADSLAGGALDFAGGTVVHISSGISALVCAMFVGKRLGFGHDDMRPHNLTYTTLGAAMLWVGWFGFNAGSAGAANGLASNAFAVTHFSAAAGAVAWSLMEWILRGKPSVLGCASGAVAGLVCITPAAGFVLPMPALVMGAAAGIVCYYSCAVLKQSMGYDDSLDAFGVHGVGGTLGAVLTGVFASRNVCGDLTGGEPIGLYEGGGVTLLIGQIVAVLVTIAFSVVATVILLKLIDVVIGLRVTQESEIRGLDISEHGEEGYIFS from the coding sequence ATGTTAGTCGGACTTATTCTCTGTCAGCCGTTGATGGCTCAACTTGCCCCAGAAACGGGCGAAGATCCACCGGCTGTCGAGCAAAACGTCCCCGTCGAAGCCGGCAACGCAGGCGAAGTCGAAGTTCCGGAAGAAGAAGCCCCGGGTCTCGATACGGGGGATAATGCCTGGATGCTGACTTCCAGTGCGTTGGTTCTGTTCATGACCGCCCCGGGTCTGGCGATGTTCTATAGCGGGCTGGTTCGCAAGAAAAACGTCTTGGGCGTGATGATGCAGTGTTTGTTCCTGATGGGCTTGATGACGGTTGTCTGGAGCCTATGGGGTTACACGCTGTGCTTCGGCGGCTCGAATCCCTACTTCGGCGATCTTGAATTCCTGTTCATGAACAACGTCCAGCCGGCCTGGGATGCCGACTTGGGCGAGCCGGTCACCCCGATGCACGGGACCATTCCGGAATACACGTTCATGTTGTTCCAGGGGATGTTCTTCATTATCACCCCTGCCCTGATCTGTGGTGCGTTCGCCGAACGGATGAAGTTCTCGGCGATGGCTGTCTTCTCGATCCTGTGGGGAACGCTGGTCTACTGCCCGCTGTGTCACTGGGTTTGGGACGGCGGTATCCTCGCCTACGGTGGAGCCGATTCGTTGGCCGGTGGCGCGCTCGACTTTGCTGGGGGTACCGTGGTGCATATCAGCTCTGGTATCTCGGCCCTGGTTTGTGCCATGTTCGTCGGCAAGCGTCTGGGGTTCGGCCACGATGACATGCGTCCACACAACTTGACCTACACCACGCTGGGTGCCGCGATGCTGTGGGTGGGGTGGTTTGGTTTCAATGCCGGAAGTGCCGGTGCCGCCAACGGCCTGGCTTCCAACGCGTTTGCCGTGACTCACTTTTCTGCCGCCGCGGGTGCCGTGGCCTGGTCGCTGATGGAATGGATTCTCCGTGGCAAGCCGAGCGTGCTCGGATGTGCTTCGGGTGCGGTTGCCGGCCTGGTGTGCATTACCCCTGCCGCTGGTTTCGTATTGCCGATGCCGGCCTTGGTGATGGGAGCTGCCGCTGGCATCGTTTGCTATTATTCCTGTGCCGTGCTGAAGCAAAGCATGGGTTACGACGACTCGTTGGACGCGTTTGGCGTGCATGGTGTCGGTGGAACCTTGGGTGCCGTCCTGACTGGTGTTTTCGCTTCGCGCAACGTTTGTGGCGATCTGACCGGCGGCGAGCCGATTGGGCTCTACGAAGGGGGCGGCGTCACGCTGCTGATCGGCCAGATTGTGGCCGTGCTGGTGACGATTGCCTTTTCGGTGGTGGCCACGGTGATCTTGCTGAAGCTGATCGACGTAGTGATTGGCCTGCGAGTGACCCAGGAAAGCGAAATCCGTGGTCTGGATATCTCCGAACATGGGGAAGAAGGCTACATCTTCAGCTAA
- a CDS encoding bis(5'-nucleosyl)-tetraphosphatase has protein sequence MTDPTMPQTRACGFLIVKGNPIESFLLMKHPKRWDLPKGHVDEGETDMQCALRELEEETGITAEDITVDPNFRYELQYVVNYKKKFGGEDALKTVVYFLARLDRDVELNLTEHGDAQWFDWNPPHTIQEQTIDGLLAAVAEHVEGSK, from the coding sequence ATGACGGATCCAACCATGCCGCAGACCAGGGCCTGCGGCTTTCTGATTGTCAAAGGCAATCCGATCGAGTCCTTTCTGTTGATGAAGCACCCCAAGCGTTGGGACTTGCCCAAGGGGCACGTCGACGAGGGGGAAACCGACATGCAGTGCGCCCTGCGGGAATTGGAAGAGGAAACGGGCATCACCGCGGAAGATATCACCGTCGACCCGAACTTCCGTTACGAACTGCAATACGTGGTGAACTACAAGAAGAAGTTCGGCGGCGAAGATGCCCTGAAGACGGTGGTTTACTTTCTGGCCCGCCTGGACCGGGATGTCGAGCTTAATCTGACCGAGCACGGCGATGCCCAGTGGTTCGACTGGAACCCGCCCCATACGATTCAAGAGCAAACCATCGACGGGCTGCTGGCTGCGGTGGCGGAGCATGTGGAAGGGTCGAAGTAG
- a CDS encoding DUF1570 domain-containing protein, whose translation MTRAALVACFTLAAMSLLALPLPAQPQDPLRDQESDRLTLTDGTQLQGMLLEESPRNLEFLEVVRPPGKPMFAVIHTISANQKKSLDKVSGEDRKQLEKLVDRLRNHTQIRAAAKDSLTLKRTKSAILETDQAWQYQGDRFVLISPLNEDMTRTFAVRVDQIFQAFEHWLPPKQKPNSPIQIVLFYSIDSYSAYLKKIGLTIDNPAVYVPHTNQVLIGSDLGAFQARLELAHARHEAILAQWSEREKKLPEDLNQLAKRLKDAGWQPDTIVTEVQTRREAWQRDFKKAQAQIQVTDRRNQTTLDSLINQATQHLCHESFHAYVENYLYPQGEYEVPIWLNEGLAQLFEHAQFENGTFRIDLPPKEILASLKERLERDNGMSLQRILQTKAGSFILFENLHEGRLDYDVAWGLAWYLVFQKQLFAPGSLDRYVHKRNLPAPTVEETFGESVSRVQAEWVAFIRQLPS comes from the coding sequence GTGACGCGAGCCGCGCTAGTCGCCTGTTTCACTTTAGCGGCAATGTCCTTGTTGGCATTGCCGCTGCCTGCCCAACCGCAAGATCCGCTGCGCGATCAAGAAAGCGATCGCTTGACGCTGACCGACGGTACGCAGTTGCAGGGAATGCTGCTCGAAGAATCTCCGCGAAACCTCGAGTTCTTAGAGGTTGTTCGCCCCCCTGGCAAACCGATGTTTGCCGTCATCCACACGATCAGCGCCAATCAGAAGAAGAGCCTCGATAAAGTCTCTGGCGAAGATCGCAAGCAACTGGAAAAGCTGGTCGATCGGCTACGCAACCACACGCAGATTCGTGCGGCCGCGAAAGACTCGCTCACCCTCAAACGCACCAAGTCGGCGATTCTCGAAACCGACCAGGCCTGGCAGTACCAAGGGGATCGCTTCGTACTGATCAGCCCCTTGAACGAAGACATGACACGGACGTTCGCCGTGCGCGTGGATCAAATCTTTCAGGCCTTCGAGCACTGGCTGCCGCCGAAGCAGAAGCCCAACAGCCCGATCCAGATTGTGCTGTTCTATTCGATCGACAGCTATTCGGCGTACCTCAAGAAGATTGGCTTAACGATCGATAACCCGGCCGTTTACGTTCCGCATACCAACCAGGTTCTGATTGGTTCAGACCTGGGTGCGTTTCAGGCTCGCCTGGAACTGGCTCACGCACGGCACGAAGCGATCCTGGCTCAGTGGTCCGAGCGCGAGAAGAAGCTGCCGGAAGACCTGAATCAACTGGCCAAGCGATTGAAAGATGCAGGCTGGCAGCCTGATACGATCGTTACCGAAGTGCAAACGCGACGCGAGGCGTGGCAACGTGACTTCAAGAAGGCCCAGGCACAGATCCAAGTCACCGATCGCCGCAACCAGACGACACTCGATTCGTTGATCAACCAGGCCACGCAGCACCTGTGCCACGAATCGTTTCATGCCTACGTCGAGAACTACCTCTATCCGCAAGGAGAATACGAGGTGCCGATCTGGTTGAACGAAGGGCTGGCCCAGTTGTTTGAGCATGCCCAGTTTGAAAATGGCACGTTCCGCATCGACCTGCCGCCGAAAGAGATCCTGGCAAGCTTGAAGGAGCGGCTCGAACGGGACAACGGAATGAGCCTGCAGCGGATTCTTCAAACCAAAGCAGGCAGCTTCATCCTGTTCGAGAACCTGCACGAAGGGCGACTCGACTACGACGTGGCGTGGGGATTGGCGTGGTACCTGGTGTTTCAGAAACAGCTATTCGCCCCTGGCAGCCTGGACCGCTACGTCCATAAGCGAAATCTGCCGGCCCCCACCGTCGAAGAAACATTCGGCGAGAGCGTTTCCCGCGTGCAGGCCGAGTGGGTCGCGTTTATTCGCCAGCTTCCCTCGTAA